Below is a window of Flavobacterium sp. N2820 DNA.
AATTCAAATTGGAGGTATTGGTTCGCTAGCACCAAATCAAAGAAAAACATTGTCTGAACTTGGTTTAAAAGCAGTTTTAGGAGGAAGTTTAGCATCACTTTTATCAGCCACTATTGCAGGGATGATTATTGGATAATCTAACTTTTGTTGTTTCGAACTTTTTTTGTAATATATAGATGCTAAAAATAAATTCAGCACGAAAAGAAAACTAAACTTTTAAACCATAACCTTAAACCTTTTAAACTTAAAAATGAAACAATACCACGATTTAGTAAAACACGTAATAGCAAACGGCAACCAAAAAGGCGACCGTACTGGAACTGGAACTATAAGTGTTTTTGGCTACCAAATGCGTTTTGATTTGAAAGAAGGTTTTCCAATGGTAACCACAAAAAAATTACACTTAAAATCGATTGTTTACGAATTATTGTGGTTTTTAAAAGGTGATACCAATATTAAATACTTACAAGAAAACGGCGTTAAAATTTGGGACGAATGGGCTGATGAAAATGGCGATTTGGGTCCAGTTTACGGACACCAATGGCGCAATTGGAACAGCGAAGAAATTGACCAAATTACCGAATTAATCGAAACCCTAAAAACCAACCCAAACAGCAGAAGAATGTTGGTTTCGGCTTGGAATCCTAGTGTTTTACCTGACACTTCTGTTTCGTTTGCAGAAAATGTAGCAAATGGAAAAGCAGCTTTACCGCCATGTCACGCATTTTTTCAGTTTTATGTTGCGGATGGAAAATTAAGTTGTCAATTGTATCAACGAAGCGCTGATATTTTTTTAGGTGTTCCATTTAATATTGCCTCTTATGCTTTATTTACAATGATGATTGCACAAGTGTGTGAATTAGAAGTTGGCGAATTTATCCACACATTTGGCGATGCACATATTTATAATAATCACATTGAACAATTAGAATTACAATTATCTCGTGATTGTCGTCCACTACCAAAAATGAAACTAAACCCAGAAATTAAAAATATTTTCGATTTCACATTTGAGGATTTTACATTAGAAGGGTATGATCCGCATCCACACATCAAAGGAATTGTTGCGGTTTAAATTTTAATTATGAAGAAAATAATTTACCTTTTTTTAATAATCCCATTTTGGGCTACATCCCAAACCGATGAGAAAAAAGAATACGAAACTGTTAAAGTAGCAGATGAAAATAAGAATGATAATGATCCCAAAGAAGGTGTTTTATTTTGGAATGTTTTAGATAGTCCACCTCTATTTCCAGGTTGTGAAATAGTTGAAGAGGGGAAAATGTTCGACTGTTATCATATCAAAATGATGGAACACATAAAAAGAAACTTAAGATACCCTGAAGAAGCAATAAACAAAAATATTCAAGGAAGAGTAATTGTTTCTTATATAATAGATGTTGATGGAAAAATAGTAAATGTTAGTGCTAAAGGGGCTGATTTAAATTTACAAAATGAAGCAATTAGAATTATAAGTATTTTGCCAAAAATGAAACCTGGAATTCAAAATGGCATTCCAGTTAGAGTCAAGCATGTTACCCCAATAACTTTTAGACTTCATTAAAACATAATAAATTACTTAAAATTATTTAAAGAATGAAGCACATTATATCTTTTCTGCTGATTATATTAAGTTTAAATTCTAGAGCCTATTCTCAAGAATACAATGAACTTTTTTCTGACATGGATAGTGTTGCCAAAACTGAGATTAGCAATCACGTGTACAGAATAATTAAAATGTTAAATTATGAATACAATCAAATTAACGACTCCTTATTAGTTGAAGAAAGAGTTGTATTAACTACTTTAAAAATTGATAGTGAAAATAAACTAAGTATTTTTAAAATAAACGACATAAATACAGACATTTCAGAATCTTTAAATCAGTGGTTTAAAAAAGCGCCTCCATTACCTTTAGAAGATTTAAAAAAAGGAGCTGAAATCATTTTCATTACCACAAAATTTGATTTAAAAAAAAGAGACTATGAAGGATTAAAATTTGATGAAATTATTGCATTTCAAAAAGATGAAAATAATAACAAAAAAATAAATGAATTAGACATTTATCCTTCATATGGTAAAAAACCTCAAAAATTTACAACCAAAGAGAAATCCTATGAAAACATGGATAAAACCATCAGAGGTTTTATAATAAAAAATTTCAAATACCCTGATTATGCTTTAGATAGAAATATTCAAGGAAAAACAGAAACTAATTTCATCATTAACACCAATGGAGAAATACGAACTATAGTTAGTTACCTTTCGCATCCTGTACTTCAAAACGAGGCGGTTTCAATTATTGAAAATTTTCCTAAATTTAATCCTGGCATTAAAGACGGAAAACCCGTTGCAACAAATTACCAAGTTCCAATAACCTTTAGACTACGTTAACAATGAAAAAAAAATGCTTCTCACTTATAGTATTCATACTAACAAATACTGTTTGGGCACAAGACACTACTGTAGTTTCAAATGACACAAAGGATGAAACAGTTTCTATTGCAATTGTAGAAGATATTCCAGTATTCCCAGGATGTGAAGAAATTGAAAAAAAAGAAAGTATAAATTGTTTTCAAAATAAACTATCAGAACATATTGCTAAAAACTTTAAGTATCCTCCAAAAGCTACTTTACAAAAAATCGAAGGAAAGGTCATAGTACAATTCACAATAAATTATGAAGGAAAAGTAACAAATATTAAAACTCGGATTGGAGATCCTATCTTGCAAACCGAAGCTTTAAGAATAATAAAACTTTTACCACTGATGAAACCTGCATTATATAAAGGAAAACCTATAGGAGTAAATTATGTTGTACCTATCAATTTCAAACTAAAATAACATGCTCACCATAATCGCAGCCGCTTCAGAAAACAACGCTTTAGGAAAAGACAACCAATTGGTTTGGCATTTACCAGATGATTTTAAACGATTTAAAAGTTTGACTTCTGGCCATTTTATTGTGATGGGAAGAAAAACTTTTGAAAGTTTTCCAAAACCATTACCAAATCGCACACACATTATCATCACTCGTCAAAAAGACTATAATGCTCCCGAGGGCTGCTTAGTTGCTACAAGTCTCTCAAAAGCCATTGCTTTATGTCCAAAAGACGAAGAAGTTTTTATTATAGGTGGTGGTGAAATCTACAAACAATCTATCGATTTAGCTGATAAAATAGATTTAACAAGAGTGCACACAAAAGTTGAAGCAGATACTTTTTTCCCAGAAATTGATTTAGAAAAATGGCAACTTGTTTTTGAAGAGTTTCATACAAAAGACGAAAAACATAATTATGACTATACTTTTTTAACTTATGTTAAAAGGTAATTTTTTTAAGTTCTTGATTATTAATTGTACTTTTGTTATCCAAAATTAAGATAATGTCCAAAAATATAAAACCATACAAAGATTCAGACTTAGGCAAAAAAGAACAAGTTGCCCAAATGTTTGATAACATTTCGAGTAATTATGACGGTCTTAATAAAGTAATCTCTTTTGGTACCGATGCAAAATGGAAAAAGAAAATCTTAAAAATGGTTTCGGAAAAACAACCTAAATCCATTTTAGATATCGCAACGGGCACAGGTGATTTAGCTATTTTATTTGCAACTACTTCTGCAACAGAAATTATTGGTCTAGATATTTCACAAGGCATGTTAGATATCGGAAAGAAAAAAATTGAAGATCAAAAATTAGCCTCAAAAATTCAAATGGTTTTAGGCGACGGTGAAAACATTCCATATCCTGATAATTATTTTGATGTAATTACAGTTGCTTATGGCGTTCGTAATTTTGAAAATCTTGAAAAAGGCCTGTTCGAAATATTAAGAACACTTAAACCAGACGGACAATTTATTATTTTAGAAACTTCTGTTCCAACAAAATTTCCTTTTAAGCAAGGTTATGCTTTTCATTCAAAAGTAATTCTTCCTTTAATAGGAAAACTGTTTTCAAAAGATCAATCCGCATATAAATATTTATCTGATTCAGCAAATGAATTTCCTTTTGGAGAAGCATTGAACAATATTTTGAGAAAAATTGGGTTTATAGAAGTAAATCATTTGCCACAAACTTTTGGAGTGGCAACTATTTATCACGCATCTAAAAAATAATATGAAAAAATTATTTGCTCTCTTACTTTTTACCCAAATCGTATTTGCTCAAGGTGGCATGTTTGGCAAAGACCCAATTATCAATCAAGAAAATTGGAATAAACAGCGCGTTCATTGGGGATATTTTCTTGGATTTAATAATTTAGATTTTAAATTTGATTACCTATCTGTAACCGATGATATACAAGTGGGAACCACAACAGGATTTAATGTGGGATTAATTGGTAATTTGAGACTTACTGAATATTTTGATTTACGATTTGAGCCAGGATTATATATTACACAACGAAATTTAACCTATCCAAACATTCTAGATTCGGGTGATCGCTTAAGAGAAGTTAAATCAACCTACATTTTTTTCCCATTGTTATTAAAATATTCTGCTTTACGAACTGGAAATGTTAGACCTTTTTTAGTAGGTGGTCTTTCTACAGCATTAAATTTAGGCAGTAATTCTGAAGCGCCAGATGACAATTACAACGACCGTTTTAGAACTACCAAATGGACAAATTTTTATGAAGTAGGCTTTGGAATCGACATTTATACCGAATATTTTATATTTTCTCCCTCTATCCGTGGGGTTTTTGGTATAGATGATGAATTAATTCGCGATAACACTCCTGGAAGTCCATGGACCGGTGACATACAAGCCATGAAAACCAGAGGATTCTTCATTAATTTTGCGTTTCATTAAAATCACCGCTTAAACTCGCTCAAAATTATTGCTGTTGCTGTAGCTACATTTAAACTTTCGGTGGCTTGCAAATCGCCAAATCTTGGTATGGCAATGCGTTTTGAAACTAAATTCTCAATAGGTTTCGAAATTCCATTAGCTTCGTTGCCCATGACAATAATTCCTTCTGTAGGTAGTTTTTCTTTGTAAATACTTGCTCCATCCATAAAAGTGCCAAAAATAGGCAACTTCGCATCGGTTAAAAATTGCTCTAAATTTCCATACACTACATTTACCCTACTTATTGAACCCATAGTCGCTTGTACAACTTTTGGATTATATACATCAACCGATTCTTCAGAACAAAATAAAGTTTTAACTCCAAACCAATCACACAAACGGATAATTGTTCCTAAATTTCCTGGATCACGCACATCGTCTAATGCAATAATTAATCCTTTTTGTTCATATGAAATAGCTTTTGGAATTCTAAAAACTGCTAAACAAGAATTGGGTGTGGTTAAAACACTTATTTTTCTCAATTCGGATTCCGTAATGGTATGAACTTTGCTTGTATCAATTGCCATGAAATCAGATTTTGTGGTAAATAATTCATGCAATTCAAAATTAGAATCGAGCAATTCTTGAACACCTTTTACACCTTCAACAAAAAAAAGTTGCTCTTGTTTTCTATATTTTTTTTGCTGTAAACTCGTTATTAGTTTAATTTGGTTTTTACTAACCATAAAAATTGTATTTTTGACTAACTTTTTAAAAAGGACTTTGAGAAATATTTTACCAAAAATAACATTATTATTTGTAATCGGAACAATAATTTATTCGTGTTCGTTAGTTAAACGCGTACCTGAAAACAAACAGCTACTCGTTAAAAATGAAATTTATGCTAACGAAAAACTTATAAAAGAAGAACGAATCAACAATATATTGACGCAACAGCCAAACAATACTTTTTTCAAATATCCTTTGCGATTGAGTTTGTACAACATGGCTAAGAAAAATCCGGATTCCTCTTATAACGCTTGGTTGGACAAAAAACCAAATCGTAGACAAAATTTAAAAAAACTGCTTTCAGACAAGCAAATTGGACGTTTAGGAAAATCGTTTGTAGTTGCTGGCTTTAGTAATTTTCTAAAAAAAACAGGGGAACCTCCTGTAATCATTGACAAAAAGAAAGCCGAGAAATCCAAAGAACGTTTATATGGTTATTATTATGACAACGGTTATTTAAAAAATACGGTTTCGTTTAAAATTGATTCTGTTGGAAACAAAAGAGGGAAAGTTACTTACACTGTAACAACAGGAAATCCATATAAAATCGACTCTTTATCTCGAGAAATTGAAACCCCTGAAATTGACAGCTTGTATCAAACTGAAGAGAAAAAATCGTTTATAAAACCTGGCGACCAATATTTATACTCTAATTTTGATAACGAAAGAAAACGTATTACAAAACATTTTAGAAACAGTGGTGTATATCATTTTCAAGAAAATCATGTAAAATACGAAGCCATTCAAAACGATTCGGTACAAAAATTAGCAATTATTCTCAAAATAGAAGACCGAAGTGTAAAAATGGGAGACACTTTGGTTAAAAAACCTTTTACGATTTATAAAATTAGTCAAGTCAATATTTTTACCAACAATACTTCTAGAAAAGAAAACAATCAAGTTAAAGATAGTGTGATTTTCAAAAACTATAATTTTTTTAGTACAGGAAAATTACAATACAAACCGAAAGCAATATTAAATTCAGTTTTTATTGAAAAAGGAGCTTTATTTAGTGATACTGATAGAGCACTAACTTCAAAATCACTAAACAATTTAAATGTTTTTAATTACCCTAACATAGAATACATTGAAGACCCTAATGATTCTACTAAAACTTCATTAATTACTAATATTTATTTAGTTAATAAGAAAAAATTTGCTTGGAGACCATCAATAGACCTCACCACATCCGATATTCAGCAATTTGGAATAAGCGGACGTATGTCTTTTACATGGCGAAATGTATTTAGAAGAGCCGAAAATTTAGAAATTTCTACCCGAGGAAATATTGGTTCATCTAAAGATTTTGCCAATCCAAATAATGTTTTCTTTAATATTTTCGAATATGGAGTTGATGCCAAATTGAACATTCCAAGAATTTTCTTTCCTTTAAATACTAAGAAAATCATCAAGAAAGAAATGTTTCCTTCCACCCAAATCAGCGCGGGTTTAACCAATCAAAAAAATATCGGATTAGACAAGCAAAGTCTTTCTGGTGGGATCAATTATAACTGGTCTACCA
It encodes the following:
- a CDS encoding BamA/TamA family outer membrane protein, with product MRNILPKITLLFVIGTIIYSCSLVKRVPENKQLLVKNEIYANEKLIKEERINNILTQQPNNTFFKYPLRLSLYNMAKKNPDSSYNAWLDKKPNRRQNLKKLLSDKQIGRLGKSFVVAGFSNFLKKTGEPPVIIDKKKAEKSKERLYGYYYDNGYLKNTVSFKIDSVGNKRGKVTYTVTTGNPYKIDSLSREIETPEIDSLYQTEEKKSFIKPGDQYLYSNFDNERKRITKHFRNSGVYHFQENHVKYEAIQNDSVQKLAIILKIEDRSVKMGDTLVKKPFTIYKISQVNIFTNNTSRKENNQVKDSVIFKNYNFFSTGKLQYKPKAILNSVFIEKGALFSDTDRALTSKSLNNLNVFNYPNIEYIEDPNDSTKTSLITNIYLVNKKKFAWRPSIDLTTSDIQQFGISGRMSFTWRNVFRRAENLEISTRGNIGSSKDFANPNNVFFNIFEYGVDAKLNIPRIFFPLNTKKIIKKEMFPSTQISAGLTNQKNIGLDKQSLSGGINYNWSTTNGRNNFKFDLLNINYVRNLNAANYFNVYKTSYNRLNELAAIYNLNASNIDPDTNDLLIQTGTLGFMLDVLSGATSLTANDQDYKTILSISERYIRLVEDNLIVSSSFAFNRSTKSNINDKSYYNFKARIESAGNFLSLLGNGLNLTKEESAAGNTKLFGIEYAQYIKTEVDFVKQWDFGKKNSLAMRTFAGIAIPYGNAKSIPFSRSYFAGGSNDNRGWQAYSLGPGRSGGVNDFNEANLKLSFSTEYRFRVGGNFHSAVFVDVGNIWNFLDNVEDERYTFTGIKSLQDLAVGSGIGLRYDFDFFVFRIDLGYKTYDPARETSERWFRGINFGKTVLNFGINYPF
- a CDS encoding dihydrofolate reductase — protein: MLTIIAAASENNALGKDNQLVWHLPDDFKRFKSLTSGHFIVMGRKTFESFPKPLPNRTHIIITRQKDYNAPEGCLVATSLSKAIALCPKDEEVFIIGGGEIYKQSIDLADKIDLTRVHTKVEADTFFPEIDLEKWQLVFEEFHTKDEKHNYDYTFLTYVKR
- a CDS encoding TrmH family RNA methyltransferase, translating into MVSKNQIKLITSLQQKKYRKQEQLFFVEGVKGVQELLDSNFELHELFTTKSDFMAIDTSKVHTITESELRKISVLTTPNSCLAVFRIPKAISYEQKGLIIALDDVRDPGNLGTIIRLCDWFGVKTLFCSEESVDVYNPKVVQATMGSISRVNVVYGNLEQFLTDAKLPIFGTFMDGASIYKEKLPTEGIIVMGNEANGISKPIENLVSKRIAIPRFGDLQATESLNVATATAIILSEFKR
- a CDS encoding energy transducer TonB, translating into MKKIIYLFLIIPFWATSQTDEKKEYETVKVADENKNDNDPKEGVLFWNVLDSPPLFPGCEIVEEGKMFDCYHIKMMEHIKRNLRYPEEAINKNIQGRVIVSYIIDVDGKIVNVSAKGADLNLQNEAIRIISILPKMKPGIQNGIPVRVKHVTPITFRLH
- a CDS encoding energy transducer TonB, producing the protein MKHIISFLLIILSLNSRAYSQEYNELFSDMDSVAKTEISNHVYRIIKMLNYEYNQINDSLLVEERVVLTTLKIDSENKLSIFKINDINTDISESLNQWFKKAPPLPLEDLKKGAEIIFITTKFDLKKRDYEGLKFDEIIAFQKDENNNKKINELDIYPSYGKKPQKFTTKEKSYENMDKTIRGFIIKNFKYPDYALDRNIQGKTETNFIINTNGEIRTIVSYLSHPVLQNEAVSIIENFPKFNPGIKDGKPVATNYQVPITFRLR
- a CDS encoding thymidylate synthase, with amino-acid sequence MKQYHDLVKHVIANGNQKGDRTGTGTISVFGYQMRFDLKEGFPMVTTKKLHLKSIVYELLWFLKGDTNIKYLQENGVKIWDEWADENGDLGPVYGHQWRNWNSEEIDQITELIETLKTNPNSRRMLVSAWNPSVLPDTSVSFAENVANGKAALPPCHAFFQFYVADGKLSCQLYQRSADIFLGVPFNIASYALFTMMIAQVCELEVGEFIHTFGDAHIYNNHIEQLELQLSRDCRPLPKMKLNPEIKNIFDFTFEDFTLEGYDPHPHIKGIVAV
- a CDS encoding porin family protein; this translates as MKKLFALLLFTQIVFAQGGMFGKDPIINQENWNKQRVHWGYFLGFNNLDFKFDYLSVTDDIQVGTTTGFNVGLIGNLRLTEYFDLRFEPGLYITQRNLTYPNILDSGDRLREVKSTYIFFPLLLKYSALRTGNVRPFLVGGLSTALNLGSNSEAPDDNYNDRFRTTKWTNFYEVGFGIDIYTEYFIFSPSIRGVFGIDDELIRDNTPGSPWTGDIQAMKTRGFFINFAFH
- a CDS encoding energy transducer TonB, translated to MKKKCFSLIVFILTNTVWAQDTTVVSNDTKDETVSIAIVEDIPVFPGCEEIEKKESINCFQNKLSEHIAKNFKYPPKATLQKIEGKVIVQFTINYEGKVTNIKTRIGDPILQTEALRIIKLLPLMKPALYKGKPIGVNYVVPINFKLK
- the ubiE gene encoding bifunctional demethylmenaquinone methyltransferase/2-methoxy-6-polyprenyl-1,4-benzoquinol methylase UbiE, producing the protein MSKNIKPYKDSDLGKKEQVAQMFDNISSNYDGLNKVISFGTDAKWKKKILKMVSEKQPKSILDIATGTGDLAILFATTSATEIIGLDISQGMLDIGKKKIEDQKLASKIQMVLGDGENIPYPDNYFDVITVAYGVRNFENLEKGLFEILRTLKPDGQFIILETSVPTKFPFKQGYAFHSKVILPLIGKLFSKDQSAYKYLSDSANEFPFGEALNNILRKIGFIEVNHLPQTFGVATIYHASKK